The Mucilaginibacter mallensis genome has a segment encoding these proteins:
- a CDS encoding substrate-binding domain-containing protein has translation MRRCIKLLAMVCITVVVMGCHKADVKSEYTIGFSQCVGSDLWRQTMLDEMKMELSLHPDAKFIYADANGNSNKQVEQVKQMLNKGIDLLIISPNEAQPLTDIVEQIYDKGIPVIVIDRKTSSTLYTAYVGADNYQIGKMAGEYLGNLLKGKGNVLEVMGLPGSSPAIERENGFDDGIKKYPGIHITAQVYGDWLKANAETQLMKLGNNLSDVNAVFAHNDVMARGSRDVLTRLNIKHPIKVIGVDALPGNGGGIQMVSSKLIDASLVYPTGGKEAIMTAFRILNKEPFTKENILQSVVIDSTNVQLMKLQWNRINSQQKDIERQQALLAEQRELYNSQQVIFNIIVISLVLAIVFGGLAFYSLMENRKINKSLETKNTEILSQRNQLIEMSARAEAATEAKLNFFTNISHEFRTPLTLILSPVEDMMRNEKLNLVAGKSLKLMHKNVFRLLRLVNQLIDYRKIGYDKQQIHASPNNIADFVKDILDNFQHNAQKRNIHLTFSTSEPNITAWFDVNMLDKVFFNLLSNSLKFTKNNGCIKVIVTKNNDSTVDITITDNGIGMEPNEVEHIFEQFYQADNGAAKGSGLGLALSKEIVLLHQGTIEVSSKKWQGTTFTIKLPLDNTTKKTSQHPIERLETDYNTQLYTADLDEQVITDPTAAFSTPQELSILIIEDNTDLLYYLSDKLGETYEIFTADDGSKGLNEAFERVPDLVISDVVLPGISGKKIAESLKTDIRTSHIPIILLTAQSNVEQQIDGIRSMADVYITKPFNLDYLLATINNLIKNRLILKEHFISDIDLAKMPVSKRLDKKFLNDFAGIVEQNLGNEHFNVDDICKLIGISRVKLYRKVKALLGCSIADYILNRRLKKAKYLLINESHSISEITYMVGFSSPNYFSTVFKAKYECTPSEFKRKQDA, from the coding sequence ATGAGGCGCTGCATTAAATTGCTGGCAATGGTATGTATAACCGTTGTGGTAATGGGTTGCCATAAGGCAGATGTAAAGTCGGAATACACTATAGGTTTCTCTCAGTGTGTTGGGTCGGACCTGTGGCGCCAAACCATGCTGGATGAGATGAAGATGGAGCTCTCCCTGCACCCTGACGCTAAATTTATTTATGCAGATGCCAACGGCAACAGCAACAAACAGGTAGAGCAGGTAAAGCAAATGCTGAATAAAGGGATTGATCTGCTAATCATCTCCCCTAATGAGGCCCAGCCGCTTACTGATATTGTTGAACAAATCTATGATAAAGGTATCCCGGTAATTGTGATCGATAGGAAAACCTCATCAACCTTATACACCGCTTATGTAGGTGCTGATAATTACCAGATTGGTAAAATGGCCGGGGAATACCTGGGTAACTTACTTAAGGGCAAAGGAAACGTGCTTGAAGTAATGGGCCTGCCGGGCTCCTCGCCTGCTATTGAACGGGAAAATGGCTTTGATGACGGGATTAAAAAATATCCAGGCATACATATTACTGCACAGGTGTATGGCGACTGGCTAAAAGCAAATGCTGAAACCCAGTTAATGAAGCTAGGCAACAATCTTAGCGATGTAAATGCTGTATTTGCGCATAACGATGTGATGGCCCGTGGATCGCGCGATGTACTTACCCGGCTTAATATAAAACACCCTATAAAAGTTATTGGGGTTGATGCATTGCCCGGCAATGGCGGTGGTATCCAAATGGTTTCATCAAAACTTATTGATGCGAGCCTGGTATATCCAACCGGTGGTAAGGAAGCCATCATGACGGCCTTTCGTATACTGAACAAGGAACCTTTCACTAAGGAAAACATACTGCAATCTGTAGTTATTGATTCAACCAACGTGCAGTTAATGAAGCTGCAATGGAACAGGATTAACAGTCAGCAAAAGGATATTGAAAGGCAACAGGCATTGCTTGCAGAGCAAAGGGAGTTATATAACAGTCAGCAGGTGATCTTCAACATCATTGTGATATCACTGGTATTGGCGATTGTTTTCGGGGGACTGGCTTTTTATTCACTAATGGAAAACAGGAAGATCAACAAAAGTCTTGAAACAAAAAATACTGAGATATTATCACAAAGGAACCAACTGATTGAAATGTCGGCCCGGGCTGAAGCTGCAACAGAGGCTAAACTTAATTTCTTCACCAATATATCGCATGAGTTCCGCACACCGTTAACGCTCATCCTCTCCCCTGTTGAGGATATGATGCGCAACGAAAAACTAAACCTGGTTGCCGGAAAGAGTTTAAAGCTGATGCACAAAAACGTATTCAGATTGCTACGCCTGGTCAACCAACTGATAGACTACCGTAAAATCGGATACGACAAACAACAGATCCATGCATCGCCCAATAATATTGCAGACTTTGTAAAGGATATCCTGGATAACTTTCAGCATAATGCGCAAAAACGTAATATCCATCTCACCTTTAGCACAAGCGAGCCCAATATTACCGCATGGTTTGATGTAAATATGCTGGATAAAGTATTTTTCAACCTGTTATCCAACTCCTTAAAATTCACTAAGAATAATGGCTGTATAAAGGTTATCGTCACTAAAAATAACGACAGCACGGTTGATATAACCATTACCGATAATGGCATAGGTATGGAGCCGAATGAGGTTGAGCATATATTTGAACAATTTTACCAGGCTGATAATGGCGCTGCCAAAGGATCGGGGTTGGGATTGGCCTTATCAAAGGAAATTGTTTTACTGCACCAGGGCACTATTGAGGTAAGCAGTAAAAAATGGCAGGGAACAACCTTTACCATAAAGTTACCATTGGATAATACGACTAAAAAAACCTCTCAACATCCTATTGAGCGCCTTGAAACAGATTATAACACCCAGCTTTATACGGCCGATCTGGATGAACAGGTGATTACCGACCCAACGGCTGCTTTTAGTACGCCACAAGAGCTTTCCATATTAATTATAGAAGATAATACCGACCTGCTTTATTATCTAAGCGATAAACTGGGAGAAACCTATGAAATATTTACTGCCGATGATGGATCGAAAGGGTTGAATGAAGCTTTTGAGCGTGTGCCGGATCTGGTGATATCTGATGTGGTATTGCCTGGTATTTCGGGCAAAAAGATCGCGGAAAGCCTAAAAACTGATATCAGAACATCGCATATCCCTATTATATTATTAACTGCGCAAAGCAATGTGGAGCAGCAGATTGATGGTATCCGCAGTATGGCTGATGTTTATATTACCAAACCGTTTAACCTTGATTACCTATTAGCCACTATAAACAACCTGATTAAAAACAGGCTGATACTTAAAGAACACTTTATAAGTGATATTGACCTGGCAAAAATGCCCGTTTCAAAGCGACTGGATAAAAAATTCCTGAACGACTTTGCAGGCATTGTAGAGCAGAACCTGGGCAACGAACACTTTAACGTTGATGATATTTGCAAACTGATAGGAATATCACGGGTAAAGCTTTACCGCAAAGTTAAAGCCTTGCTTGGATGCAGCATAGCAGATTATATTTTGAACCGCAGACTAAAAAAAGCCAAATATTTACTTATTAACGAAAGCCATTCCATATCAGAGATCACCTATATGGTGGGCTTTTCAAGTCCTAACTACTTCTCAACCGTATTTAAGGCCAAATACGAGTGTACACCCAGCGAATTTAAGCGCAAGCAGGATGCTTAA
- a CDS encoding DUF6686 family protein yields the protein MECKILNIWLRNLLLNFTPEQFKMFKDFTSQLDVEQSMFPFPDGEERLVLRTPHSDICFTFSITEWEDFQMAMEEAEYMQQVYQLIHH from the coding sequence ATGGAGTGTAAGATCCTGAACATTTGGTTGCGAAACCTGCTGTTGAATTTTACACCAGAGCAGTTTAAAATGTTCAAGGATTTTACATCACAGCTGGATGTGGAACAAAGCATGTTTCCTTTCCCTGATGGAGAAGAAAGGCTTGTGTTGCGCACACCTCATAGTGATATCTGCTTTACGTTTAGTATAACCGAATGGGAGGATTTCCAAATGGCAATGGAGGAAGCAGAATATATGCAGCAGGTTTACCAGCTGATACATCATTGA
- a CDS encoding TonB-dependent receptor: MNSLLLCSNTYKALYRKIVPDLFLIPKLPGCKIFLLLLVMAVQSSLAYAQSAVTGDIKGTVKTSDGKVAEGVTVTIKELKRGTTVNREGKFTLNHIKTGTYILFASYVGLKPQILQVTVATDETVNVNLILTANSQQLTEVVVRGQKANRFATTKSDDVAKMPLNDLENPQVYSTVSSSLMTDQSVHNIDAALKNVPGAYQLWAATDRSGFGNGSSFVLRGFQLNTYLRNGIASNVSTTIDNANIESIEVLKGPSATLFGSAVTSYGGLINRVTKKPYDQAGGEIIYSGGSYGFNRLTADVNTPLDSAKKLLFRINTALNTQNSWQDAGFHRNIFLAPSLIYKASDRLSFSFDAELYASAGTTPQMFFFNTTVAALGVNSADKLNLDYNRSYISNDLVMNSSNLNFSGQMNYKMSDNWTSQTSISVVNTNSNGPMPYFYLMPGNNEIQRNVWTIEGGDQTFDLQQNFIGKFNIGSVKNRVVAGIDYYNYNANVRYNEFMGTAGGQTAADLFDVINTTGNIPNYLNFNKAKVDSAYANSPADPYPYTIYTKEYITSAYVSDVINITDQLIANAALRVDHYDFAGNYNPVNGTTSGGYKQTALSPKFGLVYQLIKDKVSLFGNYQNGFTNETGTDFQGHSFKPEEANQLEGGVKLNAFDGKLRGTFSYYDIKVDNVLRTDLDHPQFSIQNGTQLSKGMEAEVTANPFTGFNVVAGYAYNDSKYTNADADVNGLRPNTSGPQNMANLWLSYRFTQDGIKGLGAGFGGNYAGKSLVESSKSEGQFYVPAYTVLNSTVFYETGRYRFAVSVDNLTNKEYWIGWYTVNPQQPRSINGSVAFRF, from the coding sequence ATGAATTCTTTATTACTATGCAGTAATACGTACAAAGCCTTATACCGGAAAATTGTACCCGATCTATTTTTAATCCCTAAGCTGCCCGGCTGCAAAATTTTTCTTTTATTATTGGTAATGGCTGTTCAATCCTCTTTGGCCTATGCCCAGTCGGCTGTTACCGGTGATATTAAAGGAACCGTTAAAACATCCGACGGCAAGGTTGCCGAAGGGGTAACAGTCACAATTAAGGAACTAAAGAGGGGCACTACCGTAAACCGTGAAGGTAAATTCACACTTAACCACATCAAAACAGGAACTTATATTTTATTTGCCAGCTATGTGGGCCTAAAACCACAAATATTGCAGGTTACTGTTGCCACAGATGAAACTGTAAACGTTAATCTGATATTAACCGCAAACAGTCAGCAGTTGACTGAAGTTGTAGTCAGGGGCCAAAAAGCCAACCGCTTTGCTACAACTAAAAGCGATGATGTAGCCAAAATGCCGTTGAATGACCTGGAAAATCCGCAGGTATATTCAACTGTCAGCAGCAGCCTGATGACCGACCAATCGGTTCATAATATTGATGCCGCACTAAAAAATGTGCCCGGCGCATATCAATTATGGGCTGCTACGGACCGGTCGGGTTTTGGCAACGGCAGTTCCTTTGTCCTGCGCGGTTTTCAGCTCAATACTTATTTGAGGAATGGTATAGCATCCAACGTGAGCACCACTATTGATAATGCCAATATAGAAAGCATAGAAGTGTTGAAAGGCCCCTCAGCTACCTTATTTGGCAGTGCCGTAACATCTTATGGCGGCCTCATTAACAGAGTGACTAAAAAGCCTTATGACCAGGCAGGTGGTGAGATAATTTATAGTGGCGGCAGCTATGGTTTTAACCGCCTGACCGCAGATGTAAATACGCCATTGGATTCAGCAAAAAAACTGCTGTTCCGTATCAATACTGCTTTAAATACCCAAAATTCCTGGCAGGATGCAGGCTTCCACCGTAATATATTTTTAGCGCCCAGCCTAATCTATAAAGCTAGTGACCGCTTGTCATTTTCTTTCGATGCGGAACTCTATGCATCGGCAGGAACTACACCTCAAATGTTCTTTTTTAATACAACAGTTGCAGCGCTTGGCGTTAACAGCGCTGACAAGTTAAACCTGGATTATAACCGTTCTTATATTAGTAATGACCTGGTAATGAATTCATCAAACCTGAACTTCTCCGGGCAGATGAATTATAAAATGTCAGATAACTGGACCTCGCAAACCAGCATTTCGGTTGTCAACACTAACTCCAATGGCCCGATGCCTTATTTTTACTTGATGCCGGGTAATAACGAGATACAGCGGAATGTATGGACTATTGAGGGTGGCGATCAAACCTTTGATCTACAGCAGAACTTTATCGGAAAATTCAATATCGGCTCCGTGAAAAACCGTGTAGTGGCCGGCATTGATTATTATAACTATAACGCTAATGTTCGCTATAATGAATTTATGGGCACAGCAGGCGGCCAAACCGCAGCCGATTTATTTGATGTGATAAATACGACAGGTAATATTCCAAACTACCTGAACTTTAACAAAGCTAAAGTTGATTCGGCCTATGCCAACAGCCCGGCCGATCCTTATCCTTATACCATTTATACCAAAGAATATATTACCAGCGCCTACGTGTCAGATGTAATAAATATTACCGATCAACTGATTGCCAATGCCGCTTTACGCGTTGATCATTATGATTTCGCCGGAAATTATAATCCGGTAAATGGTACTACTTCAGGTGGCTATAAACAAACCGCTTTATCGCCCAAGTTTGGCCTGGTGTATCAATTGATTAAAGACAAGGTATCCTTGTTCGGTAATTATCAGAATGGCTTTACCAATGAAACAGGAACGGATTTCCAGGGCCATAGCTTTAAACCAGAGGAAGCAAACCAACTGGAAGGCGGCGTTAAGCTGAATGCCTTTGACGGTAAACTGCGCGGAACTTTTAGCTATTATGATATAAAGGTAGATAATGTATTGCGTACTGATCTTGACCATCCTCAGTTCTCGATACAGAACGGCACGCAGCTTAGCAAAGGAATGGAAGCTGAAGTAACAGCCAATCCCTTTACCGGTTTTAATGTGGTTGCAGGCTATGCTTATAACGATAGCAAATATACCAATGCAGATGCCGATGTAAACGGGTTAAGGCCAAACACATCTGGCCCACAGAACATGGCTAACCTATGGTTGAGTTACCGCTTTACGCAAGATGGAATTAAGGGCTTAGGTGCAGGTTTTGGCGGCAATTACGCTGGAAAAAGCTTAGTGGAAAGCAGTAAAAGTGAGGGGCAGTTTTATGTTCCTGCCTATACCGTATTAAACAGTACGGTGTTTTACGAGACAGGCAGGTACCGTTTTGCTGTATCTGTTGATAATCTGACGAATAAGGAATACTGGATCGGTTGGTATACTGTTAATCCGCAACAGCCGCGCAGCATTAACGGAAGTGTCGCCTTCAGATTTTAA
- a CDS encoding SusD/RagB family nutrient-binding outer membrane lipoprotein — protein MKKLNKYIIGLLTLSVLAQSCKKDFIGVNTNPNKLDNVLPQFLFSGATVDLDDASRSQVIARYSFMNFMQYIVPDGTNANLSAKYCDPTLATGPDAGVNYYSDYYTGIGKSMNLIISNIDAMPAAQASTYAQLRAICVILNTYHAWRTVDIFGAMPYNQAFNPTGFPLPEYDYDYTLYKAFDSQLKQAATVLQSPPAGQVALGNQDFFYGGDIPSWLAFVNTLRIKIALRYEKRDPANLTSVLADIQSNFKGNVISSNAQSFGVNHSQTYNDDTDDMDAILDNYDAGYAFVEFLKSTNDPRLALMVRQNDMGTNSVAYNTVLAGGDATAQAFLAQPANKVRYYGKHAFPASQDASYGLTGSGRYVPFNVGTATTQLDYISVIQGRYYVKNGGFTNNASVSQVIAMEHTDETFPDPSTIKMRSLWLTYGETCFMMAEIAQTSGGSALGQTATQWYNAGVQASFAQYAAAGAMVGVPNASSITIGDYLSRYPYDGTLQRIYSQEWVHFLVQPEDAYAMWKRTGYPQFVNYRAGQPTTPGNIGDGSGTAYLENLWNGTENLVIPRRMGFNLSGGTVAGSTINSANFFNAITTMQSKDASYGASGLDTKGRIWWDQQ, from the coding sequence ATGAAAAAATTAAATAAATATATAATCGGGCTTTTAACACTCTCAGTATTAGCCCAATCCTGTAAAAAGGATTTTATTGGGGTAAATACCAATCCCAATAAATTGGATAATGTACTGCCGCAATTTCTTTTCTCTGGTGCTACTGTTGATCTTGATGATGCTTCTCGGTCACAAGTAATAGCGCGTTACAGCTTCATGAATTTTATGCAATATATTGTTCCTGATGGTACAAACGCTAACCTGAGTGCAAAATATTGCGACCCTACATTAGCAACAGGCCCCGATGCCGGGGTTAACTACTACAGTGATTACTACACAGGCATCGGAAAAAGCATGAACCTTATTATAAGTAATATTGATGCTATGCCTGCCGCACAGGCATCAACTTATGCTCAACTGAGGGCAATTTGTGTAATTTTAAATACTTATCATGCATGGCGTACTGTTGATATATTTGGCGCTATGCCTTATAACCAGGCTTTCAACCCAACCGGGTTCCCATTGCCTGAGTATGATTATGATTATACCTTATACAAAGCTTTTGACAGCCAACTAAAACAGGCCGCTACCGTACTGCAAAGCCCGCCTGCAGGCCAGGTTGCGTTAGGCAATCAGGATTTCTTTTATGGGGGAGATATACCAAGCTGGCTTGCCTTTGTCAATACGCTGCGTATAAAAATTGCCCTGCGTTATGAAAAAAGGGATCCGGCTAACCTTACCTCGGTTTTGGCTGATATACAAAGCAATTTTAAGGGTAATGTTATATCTAGCAATGCTCAATCTTTTGGCGTTAATCATTCACAAACCTATAATGATGACACGGATGATATGGATGCTATTTTAGATAACTACGATGCAGGCTACGCGTTTGTAGAGTTCCTGAAATCAACCAATGACCCGCGTTTAGCTTTAATGGTAAGGCAAAATGATATGGGAACTAACTCGGTTGCTTATAATACCGTTTTGGCAGGTGGTGATGCCACCGCGCAAGCATTTCTGGCGCAGCCAGCTAATAAGGTGCGTTATTATGGCAAGCATGCATTCCCGGCATCGCAGGATGCTTCATATGGTTTAACCGGTAGTGGAAGATATGTTCCTTTTAACGTAGGGACAGCTACAACACAGTTAGATTATATTTCAGTGATACAGGGGCGTTATTATGTAAAAAATGGTGGTTTTACTAATAATGCATCTGTTAGTCAGGTAATTGCAATGGAGCATACCGATGAGACATTTCCTGATCCAAGCACTATAAAAATGCGTTCGCTTTGGCTAACCTATGGCGAAACCTGCTTTATGATGGCTGAAATAGCCCAAACAAGCGGTGGTAGTGCATTAGGTCAAACTGCAACACAATGGTATAATGCAGGTGTACAGGCATCATTTGCTCAATATGCGGCAGCAGGCGCTATGGTTGGTGTGCCTAATGCAAGTTCAATAACCATTGGCGATTATTTGAGCAGGTACCCTTACGATGGTACATTACAGCGCATTTATTCGCAGGAGTGGGTGCATTTCCTGGTACAGCCAGAAGATGCTTATGCCATGTGGAAACGTACCGGCTATCCTCAATTTGTTAACTACAGGGCAGGGCAACCAACCACACCTGGTAATATTGGTGATGGCAGTGGTACTGCTTATCTGGAAAATCTGTGGAATGGCACAGAAAACCTGGTTATACCACGCAGAATGGGCTTTAATTTAAGTGGTGGTACTGTAGCGGGATCAACGATTAATAGTGCTAACTTTTTCAATGCAATTACTACCATGCAAAGTAAGGACGCCAGTTATGGTGCCAGTGGCCTTGATACCAAGGGGAGAATATGGTGGGACCAGCAATAG
- a CDS encoding PepSY-associated TM helix domain-containing protein → MAQLKSIKKWFWWHRWTSLICTLFLLMLCITGLPLIFGDEIDGWLNPTHYATLPKDTPMADLDGMVKVAHGRYPKQLVAFIFVDDDEPQVLVNMSPTWNPVDPLRHSLQFDSRTGKLLNDEPPFSQKPASFIDIMLDLHRGLFLDLPGELFLGLMGVLFVISIISGVVLYGPFMKKLDFGTIRSDKSRRLKWLDLHNLLGIATAVWLLVVGTTGVMNELSTPLFGIWQMTDVKAMLSKYQGKPLVKQDGLSSVQAAYNTTQNTLPGMQIMSMVYPGNTFGSPYHYLVWTKGNTPLTSQLFSPVLVDAKSGKLAAVVKMPVYLRTLELSRPLHFGNYGGIPLKVIWVLFDLVAIVMLISGVYLWVVRRKFYRNYFERLAEAELTEPHPKQLDHETKF, encoded by the coding sequence ATGGCCCAGCTTAAAAGTATTAAAAAATGGTTTTGGTGGCATCGGTGGACGAGCCTGATCTGCACCCTGTTTCTGCTCATGTTATGTATCACCGGCTTGCCGCTGATCTTTGGAGACGAAATAGACGGCTGGCTTAACCCAACCCATTATGCAACCCTGCCGAAGGATACGCCAATGGCTGATCTGGATGGCATGGTAAAGGTTGCCCATGGGCGTTATCCCAAACAACTGGTTGCGTTCATTTTTGTGGATGATGATGAGCCGCAGGTATTAGTTAACATGTCGCCCACCTGGAATCCGGTTGATCCGCTGCGCCATTCCCTGCAGTTTGATAGCCGCACCGGTAAACTGCTGAATGATGAGCCGCCGTTCTCTCAAAAGCCGGCAAGCTTTATCGATATCATGCTGGACCTGCACCGCGGATTATTCCTTGATTTGCCGGGCGAATTGTTTTTAGGGTTGATGGGCGTATTGTTTGTCATTTCCATCATTTCAGGGGTCGTATTATACGGCCCCTTTATGAAGAAACTGGACTTCGGAACTATAAGGAGTGATAAATCCCGCCGACTCAAATGGCTCGATTTGCATAACCTGCTGGGCATTGCTACTGCCGTGTGGCTTTTGGTAGTAGGGACGACGGGTGTGATGAATGAGCTTTCGACACCGCTGTTTGGAATATGGCAGATGACGGATGTAAAAGCCATGCTAAGTAAATACCAGGGCAAGCCATTGGTAAAACAAGACGGATTGAGCTCGGTACAGGCTGCCTATAATACAACCCAAAACACATTGCCGGGTATGCAAATTATGAGCATGGTTTATCCGGGCAATACCTTTGGCAGCCCTTATCATTACTTGGTCTGGACAAAAGGAAATACACCATTGACTTCTCAACTATTTAGTCCGGTTTTGGTTGATGCCAAATCAGGCAAATTGGCTGCTGTGGTGAAAATGCCTGTTTATTTGCGGACGCTTGAGCTTTCGCGGCCATTGCATTTTGGGAATTATGGCGGTATACCGTTAAAAGTAATCTGGGTGCTATTTGATCTGGTTGCTATAGTGATGCTCATCAGTGGGGTTTACCTATGGGTTGTTCGCCGTAAATTTTATAGGAATTATTTTGAACGCCTTGCCGAAGCTGAATTAACTGAGCCCCATCCCAAACAATTAGATCATGAAACAAAATTTTAA
- a CDS encoding sulfatase family protein: MNKSILTLLLFFTIFTAVGQTAKETKVNQPNVIYIYADDLGYGDLSCYGATKIHTPNVDKLAAAGVRFTNGHCTSATCTPSRYALMTGEYPWRKKGTGILPGDAALIIPTDRVTLPNMFKKAGYKTGIVGKWHLGLGNAVAKDWNGEVKPGPNDVGFDYSFIFPATADRVPTVFLENHKVVALEANDSIAVDYTKKIGNDPTGKEHPELLKLKSSPGQGHDGTIVNGIGRIGYMSGGKLARWVDEEVSSTFLAKAEGFIEENKNRPFFLYFAMTEPHVPRMPATRFKGKSGLGLRGDVILQLDWTVGEIMKQLRYLGIEKNTIVIFTSDNGPVLDDGYQDEAVAKLNGHTPAGPMRGGKYSALEGGTRIPFIVRWPGEIKPGVSDALVSQMDLLASFSGFLKQPIPAGNASDSENVMDALLGKSNQGRSVYIEQGGALAIVKDGWKYITPNNGAPYDKLVDIETGNSPEPQLYNLNEDIGEKYNLAVQYPAKVKELADLLESIKNKKQ, translated from the coding sequence ATGAATAAAAGCATCTTAACATTACTTCTTTTTTTTACCATATTCACTGCAGTTGGTCAAACTGCTAAAGAAACAAAAGTTAATCAGCCAAATGTGATTTATATTTATGCTGATGATTTAGGCTACGGCGATTTAAGTTGTTACGGGGCTACTAAAATTCATACACCCAATGTGGATAAGCTTGCTGCAGCGGGTGTCCGTTTTACAAACGGGCATTGTACCTCGGCAACCTGTACGCCGTCGCGGTATGCCCTGATGACTGGTGAATATCCCTGGCGCAAAAAAGGAACAGGTATTTTACCGGGGGATGCAGCTTTGATTATCCCTACCGATAGAGTTACCTTACCCAATATGTTTAAAAAAGCCGGATATAAAACCGGGATTGTAGGTAAATGGCATTTGGGTTTAGGAAATGCTGTGGCAAAAGACTGGAACGGGGAAGTTAAACCTGGCCCTAATGACGTAGGTTTTGATTATTCCTTCATCTTTCCGGCAACGGCAGACAGGGTGCCTACCGTTTTTTTAGAGAATCATAAAGTGGTAGCGCTGGAAGCTAATGACTCTATTGCTGTAGACTATACCAAAAAGATAGGGAATGACCCTACAGGGAAAGAGCATCCCGAGTTACTAAAATTAAAATCATCGCCAGGGCAGGGCCATGATGGAACTATTGTAAATGGCATAGGCAGAATTGGTTATATGAGCGGCGGTAAATTAGCCCGCTGGGTTGATGAGGAAGTGTCATCAACTTTTTTGGCAAAGGCAGAAGGTTTTATCGAAGAAAATAAAAACAGGCCATTCTTTTTATATTTTGCTATGACGGAGCCGCATGTACCCCGTATGCCGGCAACACGATTTAAAGGTAAAAGTGGTTTAGGCCTGCGGGGCGATGTTATTTTACAACTGGATTGGACGGTGGGTGAAATTATGAAGCAACTCAGGTACCTGGGCATTGAGAAGAATACCATAGTGATATTTACCAGCGATAATGGCCCTGTTCTGGATGATGGTTATCAGGACGAAGCCGTAGCAAAATTAAATGGACATACGCCCGCCGGCCCAATGCGGGGTGGTAAATATAGTGCCCTGGAAGGGGGGACACGAATCCCATTTATTGTCAGATGGCCCGGGGAAATAAAGCCCGGGGTTTCGGATGCATTAGTTTCACAAATGGATTTACTGGCCTCTTTCTCCGGATTTCTTAAACAACCAATACCTGCCGGGAATGCAAGCGATAGTGAAAACGTGATGGATGCTTTATTGGGTAAATCCAATCAGGGCCGTTCGGTATATATTGAGCAGGGTGGAGCACTTGCTATTGTAAAGGATGGGTGGAAATACATTACACCCAATAACGGCGCCCCATATGATAAGTTAGTAGACATAGAAACAGGCAACTCCCCCGAACCCCAGTTATATAACCTGAATGAGGATATTGGAGAAAAATATAACCTAGCTGTTCAATACCCTGCAAAGGTTAAAGAACTTGCCGATTTGTTGGAGTCAATCAAAAATAAAAAGCAATAG